Proteins encoded by one window of Arabidopsis thaliana chromosome 2, partial sequence:
- a CDS encoding Cysteine/Histidine-rich C1 domain family protein (Cysteine/Histidine-rich C1 domain family protein; FUNCTIONS IN: zinc ion binding; EXPRESSED IN: 14 plant structures; EXPRESSED DURING: 6 growth stages; CONTAINS InterPro DOMAIN/s: DC1 (InterPro:IPR004146), Zinc finger, PHD-type (InterPro:IPR001965), C1-like (InterPro:IPR011424); BEST Arabidopsis thaliana protein match is: Cysteine/Histidine-rich C1 domain family protein (TAIR:AT5G48320.1); Has 1625 Blast hits to 656 proteins in 21 species: Archae - 0; Bacteria - 0; Metazoa - 1; Fungi - 0; Plants - 1622; Viruses - 0; Other Eukaryotes - 2 (source: NCBI BLink).) → MDSKTESKLLSLTSQIMSPAKQIRFDLDWVGEKRMNSFITKVMSLVSSMDLDLQPKPESEFMSLTTQIFSLLHSMDSDSMPKPLSNLISLLSQGNFDHNTDFRLFFRQTMALEPEPIFMSLIYQIFSLVISMNTKRDKLISLCPQACVVLGNNGNFEVIVKKQEGQAHKGKAIPWSRDSKWECLPFNWKTYWSSGDDVTHFRCRNCDGDNHKEYEKAPVEIKHSLHRKHSLQLVLLDESSYTRVCYCCDEDLKRMFYYCRTCDFGLNFVCAKKEAILYIDQPKWHEHTLALFLRKTSLTCNACGLSHSSCPLYMCPPCDFVIHKSCISLPRLIRISRHFHRIAYTPSFDEGDWSCSVCRKKIDNDYGGYVCTKGCSYAAHSKCATQSNVWDGIELEGEPEDIEEEVLPPFLEISDGIIQHFSHQQHHMKLDENTGRDYDENKECEACIRPIYFGNFYSCLECDFILHEECANLSRKIHHPIHPHLLNLIGGFDGVINYYNDKCSACIGLCKGGFFYECGKQGCKFMLHVQCATTSEPLVHESHRHPLFLTSKPGEKIRCSVCKDSEETFNCIECDFALCFYCAILPQKVRYKHDKHTLTLSYGKETGTSWCEVCEAKINLKGRFYMCNEYCCVTLHIKCTLGDLHMRPGSTWITFGNKVDVLHNSNRMSRSICSYCVKHCPYKIVYMCSGLILCSQGCVVRSILQKRGRYRELEFLSRYA, encoded by the coding sequence ATGGATTCGAAGACAGAGTCGAAGCTCCTATCGCTCACATCTCAAATAATGTCTCCCgcaaaacaaataagattTGATCTTGATTGGGTTGGTGAAAAGAGGATGAATTCTTTCATTACTAAAGTAATGTCTCTCGTCAGCTCAATGGATTTGGATTTGCAGCCGAAGCCGGAGTCGGAGTTCATGTCACTCACTACTCAAATATTCTCTCTACTCCACTCTATGGATTCGGATTCCATGCCGAAGCCGCTCTCAAATCTCATCTCACTCCTTTCTCAAGGAAACTTTGACCATAATACCGACTTCAGGTTATTCTTTCGTCAAACTATGGCACTCGAGCCAGAGCCAATATTTATGTCACTCATCTATCAAATATTCTCCCTAGTAATATCTATGAATACTAAGAGGGATAAGCTTATTTCCTTATGTCCTCAAGCATGCGTGGTTTTGGGTAATAATGGGAATTTTGAAGTGATCGTTAAAAAACAAGAAGGTCAAGCTCATAAGGGCAAAGCAATCCCGTGGAGTAGAGATAGCAAGTGGGAATGTCTTCCTTTTAACTGGAAGACATATTGGTCTAGTGGAGATGATGTTACACATTTTCGATGCCGAAACTGCGATGGCGACAACCATAAAGAATATGAAAAGGCTCCGGTTGAGATCAAACACTCTCTTCATCGGAAACATTCTCTTCAGCTTGTCTTGTTGGATGAGAGTAGTTATACGAGGGTATGCTATTGTTGCGATGAAGATCTCAAAAGGATGTTTTATTATTGTCGGACTTGCGATTTTGGTCTTAATTTCGTTTGTGCGAAGAAAGAAGCAATCTTATATATAGACCAACCGAAGTGGCATGAGCATACACTTGCGTTGTTTCTAAGAAAGACTTCGTTAACTTGCAACGCATGTGGCTTATCACATTCAAGTTGTCCTCTCTATATGTGTCCCCCTTGTGACTTTGTGATCCATAAGAGTTGTATCAGCTTACCACGTCTCATAAGGATATCACGACATTTCCATCGTATAGCTTATACCCCTTCTTTTGATGAAGGAGATTGGTCTTGTAGTGTTTGTCGCAAGAAGATCGACAATGATTACGGAGGCTATGTTTGTACCAAAGGTTGTTCGTATGCGGCTCATTCAAAATGTGCCACTCAGAGCAATGTGTGGGATGGTATAGAACTTGAGGGAGAGCCAGAagatattgaagaagaagtgcTTCCTCCGTTTTTGGAGATAAGTGATGGAATCATACAACATTTTAGTCATCAGCAACATCATATGAAACTTGACGAGAACACGGGCAGAGATTACGACGAGAATAAGGAGTGTGAAGCATGCATCAGGCCAATCTATTTCGGTAATTTCTACTCTTGTTTGGAATGTGATTTTATTCTTCACGAAGAGTGTGCAAACCTTTCTCGCAAGATACATCACCCGATACATCCACATCTTCTCAATCTAATTGGAGGATTTGATGGTGTTATAAACTATTATAACGATAAATGCTCAGCTTGTATTGGACTGTGCAAAGGTGGTTTCTTCTATGAGTGTGGTAAACAAGGATGTAAGTTTATGCTACATGTGCAGTGCGCCACAACTTCTGAGCCATTAGTTCATGAAAGTCATAGGCATCCACTATTTCTAACATCCAAACCAGGAGAGAAAATACGTTGTTCAGTTTGCAAGGATTCAGAAGAGACATTCAATTGCATTGAGTGCGACTTTGCTTTGTGTTTCTATTGTGCTATTTTACCTCAAAAGGTGAGGTATAAGCATGATAAGCACACACTCACTCTTTCTTACGGGAAGGAGACAGGTACGTCTTGGTGTGAAGTTTGTGAGGCTAAAATAAATCTGAAAGGACGGTTTTATATGTGTAATGAGTATTGTTGTGTCACCCTACACATTAAATGTACGCTAGGGGACTTACACATGAGGCCCGGTTCAACGTGGATCACCTTTGGTAACAAGGTAGATGTTCTACACAACAGTAACCGTATGTCTCGATCTATTTGCTCCTATTGTGTGAAACACTGTCCATATAAGATAGTTTACATGTGTTCTGGATTGATATTATGTTCCCAAGGTTGTGTAGTGCGTAGCATATTGCAGAAACGTGGACGTTACAGAGAGTTAGAATTTTTGAGTAGATATGCTTAA